The segment ACCTGGTGACGATCACCTGGCTGCCGAAATCCTGGGGCAAGCCGGTTCAGGTCACACGGGCCAACGGCGTCGCCGAGCGGCTGAAGCAGGTCTCCGCCGAGATCGACGCGCTCGATCCGGCGCTGCGCGCCGCGGCGTTTCCGATCGCGGGTGTGCTATCTTGTCGCGCCGTCGCCGATACCGGGCGGATGAGCATGCATGGCTATGCCGCCGCGATCGACCTCAACCTGAAGGTCTCGGACTACTGGCTGTGGGCGGGCAAAGGT is part of the Streptobacillus ratti genome and harbors:
- a CDS encoding M15 family metallopeptidase; its protein translation is LVTITWLPKSWGKPVQVTRANGVAERLKQVSAEIDALDPALRAAAFPIAGVLSCRAVADTGRMSMHGYAAAIDLNLKVSDYWLWAGKG